In the genome of Xanthomonas translucens pv. cerealis, one region contains:
- a CDS encoding LysR family transcriptional regulator, protein MELRHLRCFVVLAEELHFTRAADRLHIEQPPLSRTIKELEDELGAVLFDRDRRGTRLTAAGTAFLHDTRRLFTVLKQARENTKAIAAGSRGNLRIAISDGAVDRRLSTFLAHCREKEPEIEIRLSEVPLAEQLRGLRSGDFTAGLSYTAEIDDDFVAEPLWQDSLVIAVPARHELLVHKEVPLHELGNHPLVLCDPQLCEGYYRELRRFLRPLKREPNVVEYTSSLDMMFTLVGAGFGLGFTTETRAASCCQRPDVVIRPLAAQSAVITTYLLRPDSGTLSAPLERFISRLSTHICN, encoded by the coding sequence ATGGAACTTCGACACCTTCGCTGCTTCGTTGTATTGGCTGAGGAGTTGCACTTTACAAGGGCCGCAGACCGTCTCCATATTGAGCAGCCACCGCTTTCCAGAACTATCAAGGAACTTGAGGACGAATTGGGCGCAGTTCTTTTTGATCGGGATCGTAGAGGTACCCGACTGACTGCGGCCGGAACTGCGTTCTTGCATGACACTAGAAGGCTATTCACCGTCCTGAAGCAGGCACGAGAAAATACCAAGGCCATTGCAGCCGGTTCACGAGGCAATCTGCGCATCGCAATTTCCGATGGCGCAGTTGACCGGCGACTTTCCACATTCTTGGCCCATTGCCGTGAAAAAGAACCGGAGATTGAAATAAGGCTGTCCGAAGTTCCTTTGGCCGAGCAGTTGCGCGGCCTACGGTCAGGCGACTTCACCGCAGGTTTGTCATACACGGCCGAGATTGATGATGACTTTGTTGCCGAACCACTTTGGCAAGACTCGCTAGTGATTGCGGTACCTGCTCGGCATGAGTTGTTAGTCCATAAGGAGGTCCCACTTCATGAGCTTGGGAACCACCCACTTGTCTTATGTGACCCGCAGCTTTGCGAGGGCTATTACCGTGAACTAAGGCGCTTCCTTCGGCCTTTGAAGCGCGAGCCCAATGTCGTTGAATATACGTCTTCATTAGATATGATGTTCACTCTCGTCGGCGCGGGCTTCGGCCTCGGCTTCACCACGGAAACTAGGGCCGCATCCTGCTGCCAACGGCCTGATGTAGTAATCCGTCCCTTGGCGGCGCAGTCGGCAGTGATCACCACCTATCTACTTCGGCCCGACAGCGGCACCTTGTCGGCTCCGTTGGAGCGATTTATCTCTCGCCTAAGCACCCATATTTGCAATTAG